A window of the Arachis duranensis cultivar V14167 chromosome 5, aradu.V14167.gnm2.J7QH, whole genome shotgun sequence genome harbors these coding sequences:
- the LOC107487119 gene encoding protein BREVIS RADIX-like, producing MFTCIACTKQTAEEREEESREGGTPSTKEAVKSLTTQLKDMALKFSGAYKQCKPCTGSSTYKKGQRPYPDFDTISEGVPYPYMGGASTSSTPAWDFTSSNHPGRTDPRFMRSFGGDQTPRARDSASVCDVVLEDEGEAKEWMAQVEPGVHITFVSLPNGGNDLKRIRFSREMFNKWQAQKWWGENYDRIMELYNVQRFNRQSLNTPPRSEDEPRDSTYSRLTSARESPMTSSLNRDWTTPRHHYKHLEQGGSGHQFHAAGSSMEASRTTTSSRDEPSVSNASEMETEWVEQDEPGVYITIRQLADGTRELRRVRFSRERFGEVNAKTWWEENRDRIQAQYL from the exons ATGTTTACATGCATAGCTTGTACAAAGCAAACGGCGGAagagagggaagaagaaagccGTGAAGGTGGCACGCCCAGTACAAAAGAAGCCGTCAAAAGCCTGACCACGCAG TTAAAGGACATGGCACTGAAGTTTTCAGGTGCATACAAGCAGTGCAAGCCATGCACAGGGTCAAGTACCTACAAGAAAGGACAGAGACCTTATCCTGATTTTGACACCATCTCAGAAGGGGTTCCATACCCTTATATGGGAGGTGCAAGCACAAGTTCAACCCCTGCTTGGGACTTCACTAGCTCCAATCATCCTGGTAGAACTGACCCAAGATTCATGAGATCATTTGGTGGAGACCAGACCCCTAGAGCTCGCGATTCGGCCTCAGTTTGTGATGTGGTGTTGGAGGATGAGGGTGAAGCCAAGGAGTGGATGGCACAAGTGGAGCCAGGGGTTCACATCACCTTTGTTTCTCTTCCTAATGGTGGAAATGACCTCAAAAGAATTCGCTTCAG ccGGGAGATGTTCAATAAATGGCAAGCACAAAAATGGTGGGGGGAGAATTATGACAGAATCATGGAACTTTACAACGTTCAACGATTCAATCGACAATCTCTTAACACTCCTCCAAGATCCGAGGATGAG CCAAGGGATTCTACATACTCAAGATTGACATCAGCGCGAGAAAGTCCTATGACCTCATCTTTAAACAGAGATTGGACAACACCAAGGCATCACTATAAAcacttggaacaaggtggttCCGGCCACCAGTTCCATGCAGCAGGGTCATCCATGGAAGCATCAAGGACTACAACCTCTTCTAGAGACGAGCCTTCGGTGAGCAATGCGAGCGAGATGGAGACAGAGTGGGTAGAGCAGGATGAGCCTGGAGTTTACATCACAATCAGGCAGTTAGCCGATGGAACGAGGGAGCTTCGACGCGTGAGATTCAG CCGGGAAAGATTTGGGGAGGTAAATGCAAAGACATGGTGGGAGGAGAACAGAGATAGAATACAAGCTCAATACCTTTGA